From the Pseudomonas baltica genome, one window contains:
- a CDS encoding DNA cytosine methyltransferase, with protein MYAHQKKHQHDFKTQYRLGFDPQDEEIVVDFFCGGGGAGTGLEIGLGRAVTVAKNHNPAAISMHTANHPAARHYTTDVFEGDPDEECGGHAVGWFHMSPDCTHHSQAAGGQPRKREIRNLSWIGLKWAGKKRPRVISLENVKQILQWGPLIAKRDKASGRVIKLVTVTDAKGKQTIKHVVAAPGEIVPVHEQFLVPNPKRRGTTWHRFVALLEGMGYAVEWRVIKACDFGAPTSRERLFMIARCDGQPIVWPGPTHARQPAKGQQKWRTAADCIDWTVPSKSIFGRKKDLAPATLRRVAKGLKKFVIDSADPFIVPIANWSGELAQSANEPLRTVTAWPRGGSFAMASPIIAPATHQGSDRVNDPLEPLPTVTCANRGELTLISLLMVGVGGRAGQTEPRPGNEPAYTITAKADTAIAAAHLVKFRFDDAGKALDEPLPTITSGGNYQRPAGAAHAMGVCTAFMAQMNGGFNTTDAKPLDEPMTTVTNTGSQQQLVSANLVHLRGNCDARDVEAPLHTVSAGGTHHGLMTAFMERQFGASVGQAIDEPAPTITAGGGGKSSLVELKLSPEHEEGALRVAAFLISYYGASHASDIGEPSATITTKDRLGLVTVIVKGTPYVIVDICLRMLQPHELYRAQGFPADYIIDKGADGRKFTKTEQVHMCGNSVSPPPMAALARANDPWRKSATRAEAA; from the coding sequence ATGTATGCACACCAGAAAAAGCACCAGCATGATTTTAAAACACAGTACAGACTGGGCTTCGATCCTCAAGATGAAGAGATCGTGGTGGACTTCTTCTGTGGTGGCGGCGGCGCCGGTACCGGGCTGGAGATCGGCCTGGGCCGCGCGGTGACCGTGGCCAAGAACCACAACCCTGCAGCGATCAGCATGCACACCGCCAACCACCCGGCGGCCCGGCACTACACCACCGACGTGTTCGAGGGCGATCCGGACGAGGAATGCGGCGGCCACGCCGTGGGCTGGTTCCACATGAGCCCCGACTGCACCCACCACAGCCAGGCGGCTGGCGGCCAGCCGCGCAAGCGCGAGATCCGCAATCTGTCGTGGATCGGCCTGAAATGGGCCGGCAAGAAGCGCCCTCGGGTCATCAGCTTGGAAAATGTGAAGCAGATCCTGCAATGGGGCCCGCTGATCGCAAAGCGCGACAAGGCCAGCGGCCGAGTAATCAAGCTCGTGACGGTCACCGACGCCAAGGGCAAGCAGACCATCAAGCATGTGGTCGCGGCGCCTGGCGAGATTGTGCCGGTGCACGAGCAATTCCTGGTGCCAAACCCGAAGCGCCGCGGCACGACCTGGCACCGTTTCGTGGCTCTGCTGGAAGGCATGGGCTATGCCGTCGAATGGCGTGTGATCAAGGCCTGCGACTTCGGCGCGCCGACCAGCCGCGAGCGCCTGTTCATGATCGCCCGGTGCGATGGCCAGCCAATCGTGTGGCCAGGGCCTACCCACGCCCGCCAGCCCGCCAAGGGCCAGCAGAAGTGGCGCACGGCCGCCGACTGCATCGACTGGACCGTGCCGAGCAAAAGCATCTTCGGCCGCAAGAAGGACCTGGCCCCAGCCACGCTGCGGCGCGTGGCCAAGGGCCTGAAAAAGTTCGTCATCGACAGCGCTGACCCGTTCATCGTGCCAATTGCGAATTGGTCTGGCGAGCTGGCCCAGTCCGCCAACGAGCCGCTGCGAACGGTGACCGCCTGGCCGCGCGGCGGGTCGTTTGCCATGGCCAGTCCCATCATCGCGCCGGCTACGCACCAGGGCAGCGACCGCGTGAACGACCCGCTCGAGCCGCTGCCGACCGTGACATGTGCCAACCGCGGCGAGCTGACGCTGATCAGCCTTCTAATGGTGGGCGTCGGAGGCCGCGCCGGCCAGACCGAGCCCCGCCCCGGAAACGAACCGGCCTACACAATCACGGCCAAGGCCGACACCGCGATCGCTGCCGCGCATCTGGTGAAGTTCCGCTTCGATGACGCGGGCAAGGCCCTCGACGAGCCGCTGCCGACCATCACCAGCGGCGGCAACTACCAACGCCCGGCCGGCGCCGCGCACGCCATGGGCGTCTGCACAGCCTTCATGGCGCAGATGAACGGCGGTTTCAACACCACCGACGCCAAGCCGCTGGACGAGCCTATGACCACGGTCACCAACACCGGCAGTCAGCAGCAGCTGGTGTCCGCCAACCTGGTGCACTTGCGCGGCAACTGCGATGCGCGTGACGTCGAGGCCCCACTTCACACCGTCAGCGCCGGCGGCACACACCACGGTCTGATGACGGCGTTCATGGAGCGCCAGTTCGGCGCCAGCGTTGGGCAGGCCATTGATGAGCCAGCGCCAACTATCACAGCGGGCGGCGGCGGCAAAAGCTCGCTGGTTGAGCTGAAGCTTTCGCCCGAGCACGAGGAAGGCGCCCTGCGCGTTGCCGCGTTCCTGATCAGCTACTACGGTGCCAGCCACGCAAGCGACATCGGCGAGCCTTCGGCGACCATCACCACCAAGGACCGTCTGGGCCTGGTCACCGTCATCGTCAAGGGCACCCCGTATGTGATCGTCGACATCTGCCTGCGGATGCTGCAGCCGCATGAGCTTTACCGCGCCCAGGGCTTCCCCGCCGACTACATCATCGACAAGGGCGCCGATGGCCGGAAATTCACGAAGACCGAGCAAGTGCACATGTGCGGCAACAGTGTCAGCCCACCGCCCATGGCGGCGCTGGCACGGGCGAACGATCCATGGCGTAAGAGCGCAACTAGAGCGGAGGCAGCATGA
- a CDS encoding DUF2303 family protein, which translates to MSLTKEAIQLITDTALAAAGKTLEAQTPIVVLPNEYQVVALEKWQAGRSRFRGIYSTHSLADFSAYVADRSIKTAKGFIDQDQMTCILLFNLGDEKAPGHADDRAVLKLKPSAGYKAAQEIGGRAMSQKDLSDWIEDWHQYLTPVDAEGTAIPVAKAIAAVRTITVKATSESETSVGETSASRSAMDQIEARSKETLPTALLFNVIPFEGLTEQQIQLRISVITSGSQPVLKLRWLGEEVQREDIAQEFKTVLQQQVGANATLALGAFDAK; encoded by the coding sequence ATGTCCCTCACCAAAGAAGCGATCCAGCTCATCACCGATACCGCCCTGGCGGCGGCCGGCAAAACCCTAGAAGCGCAGACCCCCATCGTGGTGCTGCCGAACGAATACCAAGTCGTAGCGCTGGAGAAATGGCAGGCCGGTCGCAGTCGCTTCCGTGGCATCTACTCGACGCACTCGCTGGCTGACTTCAGCGCCTACGTTGCCGACCGCTCTATAAAAACGGCGAAGGGATTCATCGACCAAGATCAGATGACCTGCATCCTGCTGTTCAACCTAGGCGACGAGAAAGCGCCTGGCCACGCAGATGATCGGGCAGTGCTGAAGCTGAAGCCCTCCGCAGGCTACAAGGCGGCACAGGAGATCGGCGGGCGCGCCATGTCCCAGAAAGACCTCAGCGACTGGATCGAGGACTGGCACCAGTATCTGACGCCTGTCGACGCCGAAGGGACCGCTATTCCGGTGGCCAAGGCCATCGCCGCGGTGCGCACCATCACGGTCAAGGCCACCAGCGAATCCGAAACTAGCGTCGGCGAGACCAGCGCCAGCCGTAGCGCGATGGACCAGATAGAAGCCCGCAGCAAAGAAACCCTGCCGACCGCGCTGCTGTTCAACGTGATTCCGTTCGAAGGTCTGACCGAGCAGCAGATTCAGTTGCGTATCTCGGTGATCACCAGCGGCTCTCAACCGGTCCTGAAGTTGCGCTGGCTCGGTGAGGAAGTGCAGCGTGAGGATATTGCTCAGGAGTTCAAGACGGTGCTGCAGCAACAAGTAGGGGCCAATGCAACACTGGCGCTGGGCGCGTTTGACGCGAAGTAA
- a CDS encoding TerB family tellurite resistance protein codes for MFGKLFGKKGREARAAMGVIQNRDLMQAIVYGAFYVAAADGDISEDELRKAEKLIANTPQLKGFGPELSNTMDRAEKDFHDGGHRILRMNAEKELKDLAHSPEEAQIVINVMLTIAEASGDIDDKEMAVLEKAAKLMSLSLKDYL; via the coding sequence ATGTTCGGCAAACTTTTTGGCAAGAAAGGCCGCGAGGCGCGCGCAGCAATGGGCGTCATCCAGAACCGCGACTTGATGCAGGCGATCGTGTACGGCGCCTTCTACGTAGCCGCAGCGGACGGCGATATCAGCGAGGACGAGCTGAGGAAGGCCGAGAAGCTGATCGCCAACACTCCGCAGCTGAAGGGCTTCGGGCCGGAGCTGTCCAACACCATGGACCGCGCCGAGAAGGACTTCCACGACGGCGGACATCGCATCCTGCGCATGAATGCCGAGAAGGAGCTCAAGGACCTGGCGCACTCGCCGGAAGAAGCCCAGATCGTCATCAACGTGATGCTCACCATCGCCGAAGCCAGCGGGGACATCGACGACAAGGAAATGGCCGTGCTGGAAAAGGCCGCCAAGCTCATGAGCCTGTCCCTGAAAGATTACCTGTAA
- a CDS encoding DUF1654 domain-containing protein: MLAQPAFTKKDPGSYAEIGSRLQKIIADPKVQRLQEVTVSRLPDERPEEWRRVLDDISGTHGIRVDETDEAAVKIGWREYCEA, from the coding sequence ATGCTTGCCCAGCCAGCGTTCACTAAAAAAGATCCCGGAAGCTATGCCGAAATAGGCAGCAGACTTCAAAAAATAATTGCCGACCCTAAGGTGCAAAGGCTCCAGGAGGTGACCGTGTCTCGCCTACCGGATGAGCGGCCAGAAGAATGGCGGCGTGTGCTAGACGATATCTCTGGAACGCATGGAATCCGAGTAGATGAGACCGATGAGGCGGCTGTAAAAATTGGCTGGCGCGAGTACTGCGAAGCCTAA
- a CDS encoding XRE family transcriptional regulator, whose product MEYKERVKAARAHAKLTQAQLAKAVGIDQASISDLERGRSQRSSYNASIAKACGVSAIWLESESGPMVAAAQAEPSNVRDTVQPNMAYRYPVISWVSAGSWEEAVQPYPDGFSDRYEMSDYDAKGAAFWLEVKGDSMTAPAGVSVPEGMMILIDTEADVKPGKLVIAKLPASNEATFKKLVDDGGTRYLKPLNPDYKMVECGPDCRIIGVAVRMSGVL is encoded by the coding sequence ATGGAATATAAAGAACGAGTCAAAGCCGCGCGCGCCCACGCGAAACTCACACAGGCTCAGCTTGCGAAAGCTGTGGGCATCGACCAGGCGTCAATATCCGACCTGGAGAGAGGGCGATCCCAGCGTTCTTCGTACAACGCATCTATTGCCAAGGCGTGTGGAGTTTCAGCGATCTGGCTAGAAAGCGAATCCGGGCCAATGGTCGCCGCAGCTCAAGCTGAGCCCAGCAACGTGCGGGATACGGTTCAGCCTAATATGGCTTACCGGTATCCAGTCATTAGCTGGGTCTCTGCGGGCTCTTGGGAGGAAGCCGTTCAGCCATATCCTGACGGTTTTTCAGACCGTTATGAGATGTCAGATTATGACGCGAAGGGAGCAGCGTTTTGGCTTGAGGTCAAAGGCGACTCAATGACTGCACCCGCTGGGGTCAGCGTCCCAGAAGGGATGATGATACTGATTGATACTGAAGCCGACGTGAAACCAGGAAAGCTGGTCATCGCCAAGCTGCCAGCGAGCAACGAGGCGACCTTCAAGAAGCTCGTTGACGATGGCGGGACGCGATATTTGAAGCCTCTCAACCCGGACTACAAGATGGTCGAATGCGGCCCAGACTGCCGCATCATAGGTGTTGCAGTTCGAATGTCCGGCGTGCTGTAG
- a CDS encoding YdaS family helix-turn-helix protein: MNSIFKDLVAFFGTQEATAEKLKVDQSTVSGWVRGKHGMSPVVAKRAEALTAGAFKKEILCPTFPWAEMAA; the protein is encoded by the coding sequence ATGAACAGCATTTTCAAGGACCTGGTTGCCTTCTTCGGTACGCAGGAAGCCACCGCTGAAAAGCTCAAGGTCGACCAAAGCACCGTTTCCGGCTGGGTTCGTGGCAAGCACGGCATGTCTCCTGTTGTCGCCAAGCGAGCAGAGGCCCTAACCGCTGGAGCCTTTAAAAAGGAAATCCTTTGCCCGACTTTTCCATGGGCCGAGATGGCCGCCTGA
- a CDS encoding phage regulatory CII family protein — protein sequence MLNLMRAIHDVVERHGSANVAEGADFASRTLLLQKANPDYDSHRMNVQELHRIMKFTEDFRPLEVWAEAFGFDLVKKDQPAPIDVHQALSHVALEIAEVTIETHNAMADGRVDQVERARILREISHAEAALDQLKASVKVA from the coding sequence ATGCTGAATCTGATGAGAGCAATACACGACGTGGTGGAGCGCCACGGATCCGCCAATGTTGCCGAGGGCGCCGACTTCGCCTCGCGCACGCTGCTGCTGCAAAAGGCAAATCCCGACTACGACAGCCACCGCATGAACGTGCAGGAGCTGCATCGAATCATGAAGTTTACCGAGGATTTTCGGCCGCTTGAGGTATGGGCGGAGGCGTTTGGGTTTGACCTGGTGAAGAAAGATCAGCCAGCCCCGATTGATGTTCATCAAGCGCTCTCGCACGTCGCCTTGGAAATCGCCGAGGTCACCATCGAAACCCACAACGCCATGGCTGACGGCAGGGTTGATCAGGTCGAGCGCGCGCGCATCCTGCGCGAAATATCGCATGCCGAGGCTGCACTGGATCAGCTGAAAGCATCTGTGAAGGTCGCCTGA
- a CDS encoding phage antirepressor KilAC domain-containing protein: MHNQIAPRNTPPDSSGFAINQNMTRHVMSSREIAELLGSRHDKVKQSIDRLIARGTIVQPPVGDEQEPDSLGRSRSIKVYWIGKRDTYVIVAQLSPEFTARLVDRWQELEAQVETAAFAIPQTKAEALRLAADLEEQNERLHLVILKQAPKVAAIERLAAAHGAVCLTDAAKLLQVTPRRFIAWLIDRDWIYQRGKKKRLTADQKRIDQGFMTHKFTELKPDELTGEPRAVAQPLVTPKGLTRLGEMLQEAL; the protein is encoded by the coding sequence ATGCATAACCAGATCGCTCCCCGCAATACCCCGCCTGATTCGTCAGGTTTCGCAATCAATCAGAACATGACGCGTCATGTCATGTCGTCCCGCGAGATCGCTGAACTGCTCGGGTCTAGGCACGACAAGGTCAAGCAGTCGATTGATCGGCTCATCGCGCGCGGCACAATCGTCCAACCCCCAGTGGGGGACGAACAAGAACCGGACAGCCTTGGGCGCTCTCGCTCGATCAAGGTCTACTGGATCGGCAAGCGCGACACCTATGTGATTGTCGCCCAGCTAAGCCCAGAGTTCACGGCGCGCTTGGTTGATCGCTGGCAGGAACTGGAAGCGCAGGTCGAGACTGCCGCATTCGCGATCCCGCAAACGAAAGCCGAAGCACTCCGTCTCGCTGCTGATCTTGAAGAGCAGAACGAACGTCTACACCTGGTGATCCTCAAGCAGGCACCCAAGGTTGCTGCTATTGAGCGCCTCGCTGCGGCACATGGGGCGGTTTGCTTGACCGATGCCGCGAAGCTTCTGCAGGTGACCCCGCGCCGGTTCATTGCCTGGCTCATCGACCGTGACTGGATCTACCAGCGCGGCAAGAAAAAACGCCTTACGGCCGATCAGAAGAGGATCGATCAAGGATTCATGACGCATAAGTTCACCGAACTCAAACCAGACGAACTGACTGGTGAGCCCCGTGCGGTTGCCCAACCCCTTGTTACGCCAAAAGGCCTCACACGCTTGGGCGAGATGCTGCAGGAGGCTTTGTAA
- a CDS encoding DnaT-like ssDNA-binding domain-containing protein — translation MAGDWIKFELTTMDKPEVCQIADLADIDPDAVVGKLMRVWGWFDQQTENGNAPSVSKKLLDRMVGVTGFCEHMKSVGWMAEADGLISLPHFDRHNGKTAKNRLLTAKRVANHKSANAKGNARNVSGALPKEDVENNKDPLPTHEAVDPRMPSEMTLNWVPDDTLLKTYVLHAGLAPSLFTEEVRKSFTAHYESGGQVNTQKEWVQMLVKWVQRDKARTAAATNVTPFRQPKPTAQDFDDDDTDWAPGGIA, via the coding sequence ATGGCCGGCGACTGGATCAAATTCGAACTGACCACCATGGACAAACCCGAGGTTTGCCAGATCGCTGACCTGGCCGATATTGACCCGGATGCTGTGGTGGGCAAGCTGATGCGCGTGTGGGGCTGGTTCGATCAGCAGACCGAAAACGGTAACGCTCCGAGCGTTAGTAAAAAGTTACTCGACCGCATGGTGGGCGTTACCGGTTTCTGCGAGCACATGAAATCGGTGGGTTGGATGGCCGAGGCCGATGGCCTTATCAGCCTGCCGCACTTCGACCGCCACAACGGCAAGACCGCCAAAAACAGGCTTCTCACCGCAAAGCGTGTGGCAAACCACAAGAGCGCTAACGCTAAAGGTAACGCTCGTAACGTTAGCGGCGCGTTACCTAAAGAAGATGTAGAGAATAATAAAGACCCACTCCCTACGCACGAGGCCGTCGACCCTCGGATGCCCAGCGAGATGACCCTGAACTGGGTGCCCGATGACACTCTGCTGAAGACCTACGTTTTGCACGCTGGCCTGGCGCCGAGCCTGTTCACCGAGGAAGTCCGGAAGTCCTTCACCGCGCACTACGAGTCCGGTGGCCAGGTGAACACCCAGAAGGAATGGGTGCAGATGCTGGTCAAGTGGGTACAGCGAGACAAGGCTCGCACTGCCGCCGCCACCAACGTTACGCCGTTCCGTCAACCCAAGCCCACAGCGCAGGACTTTGACGACGATGATACCGATTGGGCGCCAGGGGGGATTGCGTGA
- a CDS encoding replication protein P: protein MKSVSKIANGLCDQARSGDFIPASENPRALQVSEEQNTLVAAINELFKELRSIRSAWRQAWPDKETYHSSKRQWFQAFIEAEVCTPGQIAFGMSQVRKHPGDFIPSPGQFIEWCKPSPEMLGLPPLGKAHREACRNAHPGMAGQGNWSHDAVWHAAKECGFENLNRLATDLSLKLFERNYAIAVRRILAGLPLQSMPLAVTHHQKSSSTPEVARAALAELRKQRGARNA, encoded by the coding sequence ATGAAAAGCGTTTCCAAGATCGCCAATGGTCTGTGTGATCAGGCAAGGTCCGGTGATTTTATCCCGGCATCCGAAAACCCTCGTGCGCTTCAGGTTTCCGAAGAGCAAAACACTCTGGTGGCGGCCATCAACGAGCTGTTCAAAGAGCTGCGTTCGATCCGCTCCGCGTGGCGCCAGGCGTGGCCCGACAAGGAGACATACCATTCTTCGAAGCGCCAATGGTTTCAGGCTTTCATCGAGGCGGAGGTGTGCACCCCTGGGCAGATCGCCTTTGGCATGTCGCAGGTCCGTAAGCATCCCGGCGACTTCATCCCGAGCCCCGGCCAGTTCATCGAGTGGTGCAAGCCATCCCCCGAGATGCTGGGCCTACCGCCACTGGGCAAGGCACACCGTGAAGCCTGCCGCAACGCTCACCCGGGCATGGCAGGCCAGGGCAATTGGTCTCACGACGCCGTCTGGCATGCAGCGAAAGAGTGTGGATTCGAGAATCTGAACCGCCTGGCCACCGATCTCAGCCTGAAGCTGTTCGAGCGGAATTATGCCATCGCGGTTCGACGCATTTTGGCCGGTCTACCGTTGCAATCCATGCCTCTGGCCGTGACCCACCACCAGAAATCCAGCAGCACGCCAGAGGTGGCCCGCGCGGCCCTGGCCGAGCTTCGCAAGCAACGAGGTGCCCGCAATGCCTGA
- a CDS encoding DUF1364 domain-containing protein, producing MRQSQLTKAARGRECQIRVPDVCNGNPETTVLAHYRLAGTNGMSCKPNDFQGAWSCSACHDYVDGRGGSRRGVDREESRLLHAEGVMRTQDILIREGKVAS from the coding sequence ATCCGCCAGAGTCAGCTCACCAAGGCCGCCCGTGGCCGCGAGTGCCAGATCCGAGTGCCGGATGTGTGCAACGGCAACCCGGAAACGACCGTGCTAGCTCACTACCGCCTGGCGGGTACCAACGGCATGAGCTGCAAGCCGAACGACTTCCAGGGTGCTTGGTCCTGCTCGGCCTGCCATGACTACGTCGACGGGCGTGGCGGCAGCCGGCGCGGCGTTGATCGGGAAGAATCTCGGCTGCTGCATGCCGAGGGCGTCATGCGCACCCAGGACATCTTGATTCGCGAAGGGAAGGTGGCCTCTTGA
- a CDS encoding VRR-NUC domain-containing protein, which produces MKPYVVKPVRAPRIDWEGKEQAALMLEIELRMPDVAALIYHVPNGGHRHVAVAKELKKQGVRAGIPDLVLPMARGGYFGLYIEFKATPPKDAPVSAEQHARIQALNAQGYLAIVCRGHFDAMEQLRAYLRLVPTRVSA; this is translated from the coding sequence TTGAAGCCCTACGTGGTGAAGCCCGTACGTGCGCCGCGCATCGACTGGGAAGGAAAAGAGCAAGCCGCCCTGATGCTCGAAATCGAGCTCCGTATGCCTGATGTAGCGGCACTGATCTACCACGTACCCAACGGCGGACACCGGCACGTGGCTGTGGCAAAGGAGCTCAAGAAGCAGGGCGTTCGTGCGGGCATACCTGATTTGGTGCTTCCGATGGCCCGCGGCGGGTACTTCGGCCTGTACATCGAGTTCAAGGCCACGCCGCCCAAAGATGCACCGGTTTCGGCTGAGCAGCATGCCCGGATTCAGGCTCTCAACGCTCAAGGCTATCTTGCCATCGTATGCCGTGGGCACTTCGACGCCATGGAACAGCTGAGGGCCTACCTGCGCCTCGTGCCCACGAGGGTTTCGGCATGA
- a CDS encoding site-specific integrase: MTMIVAFSDAELRRRAEDPAAVLMRDPRHPGLYFRFTESRPRGTWSLVVRKKWLRIGSYPELSAKAVLAALPETRQRLGADAKANAAVSPWATLGELLAWYSDRMGRDRHLSAKRKATAKSAIACHLIPRVGGLSFAEIDRATLDTKLMWPLQETLSLEFVRLIFALLVLACRQAFVLGMIPANPMAGIKFSDFTKTKIKAKAARLRGVQVEGLLEQLADAFARQPAHGMLAMMMLCHGTRVGETRMALWSHISLADRTWHLPAVHTKTRVEHSLPLTDQVCALLSRYRATQANGGYTGQYLFQARHGKGMSEGQGSKIFTELGQGDWTSHDLRKLARTGWADLGIDFLIGEMLINHAMGHNVQAYIHTTVEARKREALEKWHAHLDAKGFAVIHGLEGVENKESSIGLEAAPQKGCEAIQESTIGEVSKA, encoded by the coding sequence ATGACCATGATCGTTGCGTTCTCCGATGCCGAACTGCGCCGCCGCGCCGAAGATCCGGCAGCGGTACTGATGCGCGATCCTCGCCACCCCGGCCTGTATTTCCGGTTCACGGAGTCCCGGCCGCGCGGCACCTGGAGCCTGGTGGTGCGCAAGAAGTGGCTTCGCATCGGCTCTTACCCCGAGCTGTCGGCCAAGGCCGTGCTGGCGGCGCTGCCGGAGACCCGTCAGCGGCTCGGCGCCGATGCCAAGGCCAATGCCGCCGTTTCGCCTTGGGCAACGCTTGGCGAGCTGTTGGCCTGGTACAGCGACAGAATGGGTCGCGACCGGCACTTGTCGGCCAAGCGCAAGGCCACGGCCAAGTCCGCCATCGCCTGCCACCTGATCCCGCGCGTGGGCGGCCTGTCTTTCGCCGAGATCGATCGCGCAACGCTCGACACCAAGCTCATGTGGCCGCTGCAGGAGACCCTGTCGCTTGAGTTCGTCCGGCTGATCTTCGCGCTGCTGGTGCTGGCCTGCCGTCAGGCATTCGTGCTCGGCATGATCCCCGCCAATCCCATGGCCGGTATCAAGTTCAGCGATTTTACCAAGACCAAGATCAAGGCGAAGGCCGCGCGGCTGCGTGGCGTGCAGGTCGAGGGTCTGCTCGAGCAGCTGGCTGATGCGTTCGCCCGGCAGCCGGCCCACGGCATGCTGGCGATGATGATGCTCTGCCACGGCACGCGCGTAGGCGAGACCCGCATGGCGCTGTGGTCGCACATCAGCCTGGCCGACCGTACCTGGCACCTGCCGGCCGTGCACACCAAAACCCGTGTCGAGCATTCGCTGCCGCTGACCGACCAAGTGTGCGCGCTGCTCAGCCGCTACCGCGCCACCCAAGCCAACGGCGGCTACACCGGTCAATACTTGTTCCAGGCGCGCCACGGGAAGGGGATGAGCGAAGGGCAGGGCAGCAAGATATTTACCGAGCTGGGGCAGGGCGATTGGACCAGCCACGACCTGCGCAAGTTGGCCCGCACTGGCTGGGCAGACCTGGGCATCGACTTCCTGATCGGCGAGATGCTGATCAACCACGCCATGGGCCACAACGTGCAGGCCTACATCCACACCACCGTGGAAGCCCGCAAGCGTGAAGCCTTGGAGAAGTGGCACGCCCATTTAGACGCCAAGGGATTTGCCGTGATTCACGGGTTGGAGGGAGTCGAAAACAAAGAGTCCAGCATCGGGCTGGAAGCCGCACCGCAGAAGGGCTGCGAGGCAATTCAAGAATCAACCATAGGCGAGGTTTCAAAAGCATGA
- a CDS encoding phage holin, lambda family, giving the protein MPEKNPDFWAQVWLALSNPLWQGAIMAAVVSLLRVLYDAKETSKRRMFFESLICGALSLVASNVIEWMAWPSSLSIAAGGTIGFLGVTAIRELVTRLLGRKADSI; this is encoded by the coding sequence ATGCCTGAGAAAAATCCTGACTTCTGGGCTCAGGTGTGGCTGGCCCTTTCGAATCCACTATGGCAGGGCGCAATTATGGCCGCCGTCGTATCCCTTCTGCGTGTCCTCTACGATGCTAAGGAAACCAGCAAGCGCCGCATGTTCTTCGAATCGTTGATCTGCGGCGCGCTGAGCCTCGTCGCGTCCAACGTGATCGAGTGGATGGCTTGGCCGTCCAGCTTGTCGATCGCCGCGGGTGGCACGATTGGCTTCTTGGGTGTGACGGCAATTCGCGAGTTGGTGACGCGGTTGCTTGGTCGGAAGGCGGACTCGATATGA
- a CDS encoding terminase small subunit codes for MEPKPHWLNKVTMAASLGISVQAFDKWKVEPVARIGRENFYDVRCILDNRLKLAEQKAAADEQPAGIDPLIEYKLLEERRGLTAAQRVGQENKNAVSARQLVPVDFSTFALSRVVAQIGSVLDTVAHKVKRKHPDIEVRHVEAMQREIALARNIAADLGDNLTEILDEYLATLDD; via the coding sequence ATGGAGCCGAAACCGCACTGGCTGAACAAGGTCACCATGGCCGCTAGCCTCGGCATTAGTGTCCAGGCTTTCGATAAGTGGAAGGTCGAGCCGGTCGCCCGGATCGGTCGAGAAAACTTCTACGACGTCCGCTGCATCCTGGACAACCGACTGAAACTGGCCGAGCAAAAAGCGGCAGCCGACGAGCAGCCCGCCGGCATTGATCCGCTGATCGAATACAAATTGTTGGAAGAGCGTCGCGGGCTCACCGCGGCGCAGCGTGTAGGTCAGGAAAACAAGAACGCCGTATCGGCCCGCCAGTTGGTGCCGGTCGACTTCAGCACTTTCGCGCTATCCAGGGTGGTGGCGCAGATCGGTTCCGTTCTCGACACCGTGGCACACAAGGTCAAGCGCAAGCACCCGGACATCGAAGTCCGTCATGTCGAGGCAATGCAGCGAGAAATCGCCTTGGCTCGAAATATCGCCGCCGACCTGGGCGACAATCTGACCGAGATCCTCGATGAGTACCTTGCCACCCTGGATGACTGA